The Podospora bellae-mahoneyi strain CBS 112042 chromosome 7, whole genome shotgun sequence genomic sequence TTAGCACGGGACATGATCGGCCCAAAAGACGCAAACGGGAAGTGGCTTGCAAGGTTTCGCTTTGAGTACTTCGTTTCCCGTCGTATCCCAACACTGGCTCACGTCTGCCGCAATTCACGACAAATCATCCAGGCACATGCTTCAGCACCTGAACAGACACTCAAAGATCGGAACAGCCTCTGGTATAAAAACACCTGGAACGACTTTTACGGCTTAATCGTCGTCCTCGAGGAGATTTACGCCGAGAACAACCAGTCGTTGCTACCTATCCTGCCAAAAGGCAGTTATCTGGTTTTGGAGCTCCCATATGGTCACCGCCACGGACCCATCCACAACCTCGCGCAGGGGAGGAGACTGCTCGAGGTGATCCTGGCAGCAAAGCACGATCAAATCAAAGTTCTTTTGCCAAGCCCAAAACATCACAAGCTTTCCAAAACACCGATAAACGAAAAGCTGGCTGCGCAGGCGAGGTTTTGGTACGACAATCCTCTGCTGGTGAGCATTCATGATCTTCGGTGCTGGAACGAACTGCGCGACTATTGCCGCAGTGCTGGTGAAACTTGGCCGTTTATTGAGTCTGTTTTGAAGGGGCGGAAAACCAGGGACGccatggtggaggaggctcTCAGGCCACTCGTGGGTCTGTGGAACAGAGAGAACAAGCATCGAGAAGATCGAGGATTCGACAAACTCAAGCCTTTGCCGAGCATCGACGTGGTGGCAGAGGTCTGGTTCACGCATTCTAGTGCTGGGTATAGTAGGATGACTCTCAGTCGCGGTGGGTGGGATTAGAAAGGAGAGCCCTTAATAGATAGCCTAGTCGGATGACAACAGGTTGTTTACTTTCCCCCTTTTAACCACCGTTCAGCATACCTAGCCACGCACCGCCAGTCTACGTGCAGACTTCGATAGAGGATGCTCAAATTTTCGTTTTCGACTTGCCGAATCTCTGGTCTCACTCTGAAATTTTGAGGCTTGGCCCCCAAGAACTTGGCGACTCGATTATGCGTACTACCTATGAGCCTGGATTTCTATGATCGATCTCGATACTCACCAGCGGTCAAAGATAACGATAACAGGCTCGAACCATGACTAATGGGTGTTACACGTGTTGACGAGTGTCGCgtgctcttcttcctcacGGATGAGTTGAGGGGAAAAAGGAATTGATGTTACTGTTCCTGAGCGCCGAGAGCACGTGGAAGGCGGCCAGAACGAACCTGCGTTCTTCTGTGGCATTTCCAAACAGGAAGTCCCTTTACAAATACTCCACTCTTTTGAGCTTCCAAGGCGCTGCCAAGGCCTTCTCTCCGGCTTAATGTTGGAGTGTGAGCGAAGGGGGCCCCACGGCGCGGCGTCTTGACATAGAAGAATGAGTCGGCACCTGTAGACATGTCAGAGCATGGTCAATATTGAAAGGCGCGAGAACGGGCGATTAAGTGAAGAGGCGGTCGAGCATGGCAGCCAGCCCTACGAGATGGCCGTGTCAGAAGAACTGCCCAAAGCGGCAGTAAAAACACACGTCCTGCGTTTCCAGTTCCTCAAAACCGGCTCCACCGCGTCCAACCGGCCCCCGCAAAAGCCCAGCACAAACCCACAATTCTCTCAACCTGGTACGTAATGTCTGTGGCCATTTGCGCCTTGGCTGCCAGGTTCGtgctggagaagagctgCGAATCCCTTCCTGCCCAGACATTCTGTGATACTCCTTTTCTTGCTCGCGATGCGCCGAGCTAGGCGATGGGCAACTTTCGCAGGCGGCCCGGGATGACTCCTCTACGTCTCCAGTGGCGGACCAACGGGGGAAGAGAAAACATCCAGAGGGTCCAGAGTGTTAATAAGACGGGACATGGTGCTGTTATATAATGGCGTCCTCGGCTCCCCTTTCTGTCATCCCAAGAGTCTTGCCAGCTTCCACCCCTTCGAATCTTTTGATGTAGCACCACAGCCAAGTTCCGGATCACACATTTTCGCTCCCCGCCGTTCATCTGCCATCTTGGCTCTGCCGCCCACCATGGCGAACCCTCAGCAGCAAATCGAGGGGCATGTCTCGGGCCAAGCCAACGAGCCCCTTTCTCTCCCTGCCCACTGCCTTTCTGCCTCCCAGGTTGCTCAGGAACTCCAGACAGACACGACCACGGGTTTGACCTCCCAGGAAGCAACTGAGCGCCTGGCCAGATATGGCGCCAACGACCTCGGCAAGGAAAAGGGTGTCAAGCCTCTCGAGATTCTCTTTGCCCAGGTCTTCAACGCCATGACCTTGGTACGTACGGTATCTTGCCAAAAGAGTCTAGCAGCATAATGCTAATCATCTCCCTCTAGATCCTCCTGCTAGCCCTTGCTGCCAGTTTTGGTATCCAGGCCTGGATCGAAGGGGGTGTGTTGGCTGGTCTGATCGCCATCAACGTTGTTATTGGCTTCTTCCAAGATCTTCAAGCTGCCAGAACCATTGCTTCTCTCAAGTCTCTCAACTCTGCCACCGCCCGCGTGGTCAGAGATGGCGCCACAACCGCCATTGAAGCCAGCAAGCTAATTCCCGGCGATATCATCGAGCTCAAGGTTGGCGACAGTGTCCCCGCCGATGCCCGCATCATCGAAGCCGTCAACCTTGAGGCGGATGAGGCGCTCCTCACTGGCGAAAGTGTCCCTGCCCGAAAGTACCCCGACGAAGTCTACCAAGATGCCGATACCGGCCCTGGAGACCGTCTCAACATCGTTTTCTCGTCCAGCGTCTTGACCAAGGGTCGCGGAAAGGCCATTGTTTTCGCAACTGGCATGTTCACCGAGATCGgagccatcgccgccgcgctcgatgatgatggaaccAAGAAGCGGAAGCTGGAACGGGACGAAAATGGCAAGGCCTCAATCGGTGCCTACTTCTCTTTCGCTCTGGGAAAGACATGGGACTGGATCGGCGCATTCCTTGGAGTCACAGTCGGTACCCCGCTCCAGCGGAAGCTGTCGCAGCTGTTTCACTACATCTTCATGTTTGCCATCGTGTGCGCCATCATCATTCTCGCGGCCAACAAGTTCAAGGCAAGAAACGATGTCATCATCTATGCCGTGGCCACAGCCATCGGTACCCTTCCGGTGACCCTGATTCTTGTGCTCACGATCACCATGGCCGCTGGAACCAAGGTTATGGTGCAGCGCAACGTGGTTGTCCGCAACATGCGCTCTCTTGAAGCTCTCGGCGGCGTTACCAACATTTGCTCCGACAAGACTGGTACCCTCACCCAGGGCAAGATGGTAACCCGTATGGCCTGGATTCCCGGTTTCGGCACCTATTCGATTGACACCAACGACGCCTACAACCCTGAGGCTGGAGCCATCACTTTCACCGATGCGGAGCCCCGGAACATGAGACGCTCTGCCGACAATGGAAGAGCCGTCAGCCCCAAGGACGAGTCTCACCCTTCTCTCGCTCACTACCTCGACATTGCCTCCCTTGCCAACCTGGCCAAGGTCATCAGATCAGATAACGAAGATGGTTCCAACCAGTGGAAGGCCAACGGTGACCCAACCGAGATCGCCATGCAGGTCTTTGCGACTCGCTTTGGCCGCTCCGGCTTGGGCATCGAGGCCGGTTCGGGCTGGAAGCAGCTGGCTGAGTTCCCCTTTGACTCATCTATCAAGAAGATGTCCATCCTGGCCGAGAGTGAGTCCACGGGCTTGGTGCACATCTTCACCAAGGGTGCCGTCGAGCGCGTTTTGTCTAGCTGTGTCTCCGTGTCTATTGGCAACGATGACAGCACTGTTGCTCCCATGACCGAGGAGttcaagaccaccaccctgGCCAACATGGAAGCTCTTGCCCGTAGAGGTCTTCGCGTTCTCGCCCTTGCCAACAAGGGCGGTGTCAGACCTGtttcggaggaggagtcccGCCGTGGTCTGCTCAAGCGCGAGGAGTTTGAGCATGACTTGGTTTTCAGAGGTTTGGTTGGCATCTACGATCCACCGAGACCAGAGTCACGGCCCAGTGTGTTCAAGTGCCACGAGGCCGGCATCGGAGTCCACATGTTGACGGGTGATCACCCCGAGACCGCACGGGCTATTGCGATTGAGGTTGGCATCTTGCCTGCTAGGATGGAGCTCGTCAGAGCTGATATCGCCCAGGGACTGGTTATGGCCGCGCATGATTTTGACAAGCTATCAGATGACGAGCTGGACAAGCTGCCAGAGCTGCCTCTCGTGGTGGCCAGATGTGCACCCTCTACCAAGGTCAGGATGATCGACGCTCTTCACAGGCGTGGCAAGTTCGTTGCCATGACTGGCGATGGTGTTAACGACAGCCCCAGTCTGAAGAGAGCCGACGTTGGCATTGCTATGGGATTGGGTGGCAGTGATGTTGCCAAGTCGGCTTCTGACATTGTGCTGAGCGATGACAATTTCGCCAGTATTCTCAAcgctgtggaggagggccgCCGTATTTTTGACAACGTCCAGAAGTTCATGCTTCACGTCTTGTCGGCCAACGTAGCTTTCGTCACCACATTAATGGTCGGTTTGGCTTACAAGGATTCCGCCggcatctccatcttccagaTCACCCCAGTGGAGATCTTGTTcatgttgctggtggctggAGCGTTCACAGAGACTGGCCTCGGCTTCGAGTCTGCCTCCAAGCACATTCTCAAGAGACCCCCCCAGAGTGTAGGTTTTCTGCACCCCTTCGTCGTTACGGGATCAACATGTGCAAGGAAATTTGACTAACATTTACGTGACAGCTCAAATACGGTGTCTTTACCCCCGAGTTCATCTCTGACTTGTTTGCCTacggcatcatcatggccatTTGCCTGCTCACTGCCTTCATCGCTGTCATTTTTGGCATGTACGACGGCACCTTTGGTCACGACTGCAACCTGCGCTACTCGGAGTCTTGCGAAGGTGTCTTCCGCGCTCGCTCGACTTGCTACACGGCCATGATGTGGAttttcgtcttcttcgcATGGGAGCTCGTCGACAGccgtctttctttcttccacGGCGCCTTCAACAATACAAAGAAGTGGGCCGACAAGTTGTGGAGAAACCCGTTCCTGTTTTGGTCAGTGATGGCTGGCTTCTTTTGCACGTTCCCGACGCTGTACATCCCCGTGCTCAACGACCAAGTGTTCTTGCACAAGGGCATCGACAAGGAGTGGGGTGTTGTCTTTGGCGtgaccatcttcttcttcttggcggccGAAACATATAAGTGGGGCAAGAGAAGGTACCTGAGAAAGAAGGGTgagatggtgaggaagggCGAGGGGAGTTCGGAGGAAgacctggagaagaaggcgttTGAGAGATTTTACTCGTCGGATAGCGATTATGCCAGCGCCGGGACAGAGAAGGCGTAAGCATTTAGGTGTTGATCGTGGTTCTACTGACCACGTCGCCATTAATACTAGATACCTAATATTTTGTTACCATTCCCAAAGCGTCCACTTTGCGTGTTTTGAATGCTGCGCCGCGGCCCAACAGCGTGGTGTTGGTACCTTTGATGGATACCCCTTGCTGACAGGCCAACCAGTGGGTGCGAGCGGGACCTGGGAATATCCGAGGCACCAACGATACACTGCAAGACAGCGGCGCATGTTGAAGCTGACCATGCAGGGACGACCAACCCGTCAAAGAGATTGTGAGTTGGCCCACAGGATGCTTCGCTTTATATACCACGACAACGCGCTGCTCCTCGATCATGCTCGCTCGTGTTGATTCTGCCAAACTTGTCTTCCTGACCGAAGCACCAAAATGGGCCTCCTATCAACAGCCTTCTGGGCGGTTGCCAGTCCGATAGTTCTTTTCCTGGCATACACTTATCTTTCACTCCTTTGGAACTACATCGTCGCCCTTCAAATTGGCGTCCCGGTCCGAGCTATCCCCATCGAACAGACCAACCCTTTCTGGATGATTATGGATAAGAAAGTCCTGGCCTTTCTGAAGCGATACCTGCCATTTTTGCGAGGCTCCAGCTTTGCGCGATTCAACTGGCGAGGGTTCGAGATCGTCGAGAGATACAAGCCGCATCATGAACTGGGAGATGTGTACATGGTCTCGACTCCTGGGAAGAACTGGTTGTACCTCGGTGACCCTGACTTGGTGACGGAGACGTTCAAGAGACGGAACGATTTTCCGAGATGTTCGAAGCTGACGGGTAAGTTTGAAGTCTTGGATGTCGAGTCGGGTTGATGCTAACCGAGGCTTTGCAGAGTCTCTGAACGTTTTTGGGACAAATCTGGGCACTGTTGACGCCGCGGAGTGGAAGCGGCAACGAAAGATCATTGCGACGTGCTTCACTGAGCAAACCAATGCTTTAGTGTGGAGTGATGCCGTTGCTCGCGCCCGCGATATGCACCGTTACTGGACTTCAAAGCCGAGTTTGACGACAGCTGCCGACGACCTTCGCACATTGTCTTTGGGCATCATGTCCGAAGTTGGATTCGGGCAGTCATCCAAGTTTCGAGGTCATGAAGAACGGCTGAGAGCAAGCGGCACATCGACGACCAGCTACAAGGACACACTGCAGGAGATTTTGGAGAACTGTGTCCTAATCATGGCGCTGGGGCCGGAGGTTCTTGGCAAGCTTGAAAGATGGCTTCCGAAGAAGCTGAAAAAGCTCCAGCATGCTTGCGTGGTGTTTCAGAGCCACATGACCAAAATGTACGAGGAGACAAAGGCCAAGGTTTCCAATCGGACCTCCTCTCAGACTTCGGCCGATTCGCGAAACTTCTTGACCTCATTGGTGCAAGCCTCACACGGGATGACATCGGAGGGTCTGACAGAAAAGCAAGTGTACGGCAATATGTTCATGTTGGCGTTCGCTGGCCACGACACGGTAGCACACACCTTTACTTTTGCCATGCTCTTCCTGGCAGGGTCTCCTGATGTTCAAGACTGGATTTCGGAAGAGGTGCGGGCGGTTCTGGAAGACCGCGATACGAAGGATCTGGACTACGAAAAGGACTTCCCGCGTCTTCACCGATGTCTGGCTGTGATGTGCGAAACTATCCGTCTGTACAGCCCAGTTGCTTTGGCCAAGTGGACAGATTCGGCCGCACAAACGCTACAGGTTGGACAGAAGGCGATTGTTATCCCTGCAAACACCATGGTCATTCCCAGCTACTCTTGTCTTCACACTGACCCTAGATGGTGGGGAGAGGACTCCTTAACATGGCGGCCCTCGAGATGGATCAGGAAGAGCGGGCcgaagggagaggaggagctgatAACACCTCGCAAAGGGACGTTTCTTGGGTGGTCCGAAGGCGTACGGGACTGCCCAGGCCGAAAATTCTCCAAGGTTGAGTTTGTGGCCACGATAGCGACACTATTCAAAGATTGGAAGGTTGATCCAGTTCCTCTAGATGGAGAAAATCTGACACAAGCAAGGAAACGAGTACTGGAGTTTATCGTGGAGGATGCTGCTCCCgtgctgctgttgcagaTGAATCATCCCGAAAGAGTACCGCTGGTTTGGAAGAAGAGATGAGCGGTTTGATGGGAGCATAAGTAATAGAAAGAGAGGGCTTTTGTCATTGTATCGAAAGTCTGTCGCAAACCGCCGATATTTCTGTccaaactttttttttcgcaTGAAGGACTGATGATATACGTCAAGCTTTTGCTATATTGTGATTTAGCATCCTTTATAGCAAGGAACACGTACGTGCATGGCATGTGCATTACGTACCATGATCCGGGCTGTGGTGACACTCATTCATCCCCGCACACATCTCCCACTTCAACTTGCGTGCTCAATTTACGTTAGTTCGCTGACTTGGTTCAAGTCGAGAGGTTAGCGATTAGCAGGCACTAGTCAAAATGGCGCTACTTAACGATGTTATTCCGGTTTTTTGCACTGCTGAAATCTGCGGGGATGTCCTGGACGAATTTTTCCGTGCTGCGTATAGTTCTCCAGACTTTGTCAATGAAGGAATTCATGGTGACATCGGTGGGCTCTTGTATTCCACTACCTACTGTGAAATAAACCAGGCAATCTAATTCCTATAGGTCATGCCCATAGCGGTACTCATCCATGATACCAATACCGAAGGCATAACCCACCCAACAAACCCACCTGTTTCCAAACCGACCTCTTGCCCCTTCAAGAACGAGACGGCTGAGGAGATCTGGGATTTCGCACAAGAAAGCCTGCGTTACCCCATCTTCAACCGTGCCATCGCCATACTAGACGAGCAAACAGTCGTTGACAAGGAAACATGCTTGCTCGTAACTACTTGGGGAAACCCCCGTCAGAACAAGAGAGCGGGTCTGCGTTGTTGACCGTCAGGTCAGACTTTCGATCAGCACTAGTGATCCTCGAACATCAAAAACTTGGGCATTGGAGGGGACGAGCACTTCAAGAATGGCAAAGATGCGAAGGGTGTGATACGCCTTTATCAGAGATAAGATGGAGGACAGTAATGCTAGATCCACGATCAAGAGTGTGGAACCTACGTCGCCCTTCCAGTGTTAATAGCTTTTGAATACACGTTCCATTTGTTTGTTTACATTGTGTCCCCTGAGCCCCTGGACACTTACCCCTGAATTTAGACCCACGAATTCAAAAATGAAACTCCGGCCAATatatcccccctccctgcTGAAACAAAAGATCAGAACTAGACGGGTCCTCCAGGAATTGCATGCCTATAGCCGGCTGCATGAGAAATTCTTCCAAGGACGGTTCGGCAAGAGCAACTTCTGCAGTCACCTCCAGCCCGCCCATGTCAGGCATCTGATCCCTATCCTCGACGTGCGGTACGCCAAAGTGACCCGGGGCCCCATGTCCCATGTAAGCATTTACATCGTTACTTGGGCCAGCCATATCAGCTCGAGAGTTCTTCTCTTCTGTCTTTTTGATCGTTTCCATCATCAGCTTAACATGGCGGTAGTACTCTCTTGCGGGAAAGTTGCCGCTGTCCTTGAGTTGAGACATTAGCTGGGCTGCATCCTCGAAGCACTCCCTGTCACTGGCGCTGTCCTCGTGATCGAGAAGACTGGACACGGCGAGGACGGTGAGTGCTGAGAATAGGCTCTGTGTCAGGTCGTGGTACAAGGCCGGAAAAGCACCGTTGACCCAGCTTTCGGACAGGATGCGGTAGGAATGACGGGCACATCGAATACAGGTGTCGATGAGTGTCTTGGCGGAGGCGGGAAtcggctttggtggtgaactGCTGGCGTGGAGACGCAGACCGTAGAGGAGGATTGGACGGGTGGCTACGATGATGGTCTGTAAAACACGGGGTCGGTCTAAGTAAGGTACCTCCACAGTACTCGAGAGAGAAACACTTACCGCATTGAGTTTCAGGTGCAAGGAAAGCATGTCATAATTTGGGTAGGAAGATGTCGTGGTGCTAGTGGTGACCATGTGTAAAGCCGGTGGCAGTTCCTCCACCCAAGCCTTTAGCTCTTTCAGCCGTTGCTGCACCTTTGTAAAGAGATCGGCTGGTTGATCCTTTCCGCCGTAGATGGACTGTACGACCTTCACAGAGATGGTAGCCAACTTGGCGTATGCGATGTAGTACCCGGCGTCGCTAAAGTCTCCGTTGGTCGGGGCGTCCTTTTCCACCAGCTTGTTGGACGGCATGTCCACCCTGATGTCTTCGTCCTGGATCGAAGGGAGACAGCCAAGGGTAGCCGCCCATGACCGATCCAGGATGTAAGCCGTCCACCATACTCTGACTCGGTGTTCACGGAGAACAGGATCTGGAAGTTGCGTCGGGGGTATGTTGAGATGAAGACCCAAGAGAACAGCCATCCGGACGGCGCTGCCTGCAAAGGTATAGGAGGCATAGATGCGGTTGAGTGTGAATGAGTAGACTGACTGATCATAGCACCAGTCTGTTAGCGCTGTAGGCCGTTCTCAAAGTGTATGAGCCTACCAATATCAGACGTATCTCGATAAAGTCCATGGTCGGGTGTTCTCCAAGATAGCTCAGGACTTTTGACGCTTGTGCAAAATGACCCAAGCCAGGGAACACCTGACCCGGAGGAACGAATCTAGAGGAACACAGCTCGCCAAGAGCAAAGAGTGCCCTCAGCTTGCCAGCCATGATCGGATCCCTCCAGTTTGGATCGGTAAGGCTGTTTTCCAACGCTCGCAACACCTCACCTGGACGTACAATATACAGACATCTGCTCGCGTGCATCAATGCGACGTTCATGATCAGACGGGCGCGGGAGGGTTTCGGCCAAGGCCAGGGTGTCTCGGCTAACGACATGATGGTGTCATCACCAGCGTACTCGTTATGTGGGACATGGGAGAATTGAAGGTCACTCGGATCTGAAAGAGCCTGTCTGAACCTCGTTGCAAATGCTGTGTCGGCCGCCTCGTTGATTGGTTTCGGTGTCTGGGGAAGATCGATGTCCAGGAACCACGGCTGCGCATCAGTCGAGCCATGAAGGGCAGTTGTTGAATCCGGGACAGCGAAGGGCCCAGTTGAGCCGCGATCCCGGCTGGGGCCTTGCTCTTCCTGAGCTGCCGATGGTGTACTGACGCTGGATTCACCGCCACTAGGTGGGACTTCTGCTCTATGTGCAAGTTGAGCGCGCAGCCGCTTGTTCTCACCTTCGAGTTGCTTGATATATCTAGACCGAGATGTAAGCCCGGTTGCTTGGTTGAAAAGTTGCATCAAGGGTTGGGATTGCCACCATACCTTTCATCGACCCGGACTCGTCTATTTCGATTGGGATAGATGCACTCTAACTCTGACTTTTTGCAGTTTGTGCAGGGCTGTTCACCGGAGCATTTGACCTTCCGAGAATGGCAGCGATGGCATCTGGAGATGTGATATCAGTGGAAAGGTCGAAAACGGGCACAATAAGGGGCGGGGGGGCTGACGCTGTTGACTTGATCTTCGGAGCTAAGGTCCCGTCATTCTCTCGGTCACCCATTTTCTCTCTGTACCTGTATCCAACACGGCATTTGGCCGGTCGTTGACATGTGCTGGCCCGATGCTATCTTCATCTCGGCGCGGGCCTGAGTGCAGCATCCGATGCTCGGAGCCGACAGTGACAGGGCACGTCCCGCCGTGGATCCAGTTCTCGACTTTGTTGGCAAGTTGAGTCAGACAGTATCCGTAGACTTGGGCCTTGAAAGTAGGGCTTATCGGTAGCCTCCCAGCGCGTTATCGCCTGTGGTCTAGGCCTGGGCCCTAGCTCGTTTGGTTGCAGTGAGAACGACGGTGTGTCTTGACCGTCTCCACCACATCGGCAAAAGAACTTTTGCCAACCACACGCTGTTTTCGGCAAGGGTGCTGTGGCCGAGCACTTCACGAACTTCAATATCACTCGGCACACTGCAAGTATGCCGAACTATGGATAACGGTGAGAAAATGTTGCATGGGCACTACGGCAAAAGGCCTGTAAAAAATTCGTAAGAAAGAAGCACTCATCATGTGTCCCAAGGTCGACGAGATGAGCTCGGTAATGACGTGTTCAGACATGGACGTTCCAAAGGAACTGTATTTAAAGTCTTGAACCAGCGTTGATCATGATGACTCTCTTGCCACAGTTCTGTATCATCATCTAGTCTTTTCTCTACATACGGGGCATCAGGCtcgtcaaccaccaccatgcccT encodes the following:
- a CDS encoding hypothetical protein (COG:P; EggNog:ENOG503PC88), which translates into the protein MVLLYNGVLGSPFCHPKSLASFHPFESFDVAPQPSSGSHIFAPRRSSAILALPPTMANPQQQIEGHVSGQANEPLSLPAHCLSASQVAQELQTDTTTGLTSQEATERLARYGANDLGKEKGVKPLEILFAQVFNAMTLILLLALAASFGIQAWIEGGVLAGLIAINVVIGFFQDLQAARTIASLKSLNSATARVVRDGATTAIEASKLIPGDIIELKVGDSVPADARIIEAVNLEADEALLTGESVPARKYPDEVYQDADTGPGDRLNIVFSSSVLTKGRGKAIVFATGMFTEIGAIAAALDDDGTKKRKLERDENGKASIGAYFSFALGKTWDWIGAFLGVTVGTPLQRKLSQLFHYIFMFAIVCAIIILAANKFKARNDVIIYAVATAIGTLPVTLILVLTITMAAGTKVMVQRNVVVRNMRSLEALGGVTNICSDKTGTLTQGKMVTRMAWIPGFGTYSIDTNDAYNPEAGAITFTDAEPRNMRRSADNGRAVSPKDESHPSLAHYLDIASLANLAKVIRSDNEDGSNQWKANGDPTEIAMQVFATRFGRSGLGIEAGSGWKQLAEFPFDSSIKKMSILAESESTGLVHIFTKGAVERVLSSCVSVSIGNDDSTVAPMTEEFKTTTLANMEALARRGLRVLALANKGGVRPVSEEESRRGLLKREEFEHDLVFRGLVGIYDPPRPESRPSVFKCHEAGIGVHMLTGDHPETARAIAIEVGILPARMELVRADIAQGLVMAAHDFDKLSDDELDKLPELPLVVARCAPSTKVRMIDALHRRGKFVAMTGDGVNDSPSLKRADVGIAMGLGGSDVAKSASDIVLSDDNFASILNAVEEGRRIFDNVQKFMLHVLSANVAFVTTLMVGLAYKDSAGISIFQITPVEILFMLLVAGAFTETGLGFESASKHILKRPPQSLKYGVFTPEFISDLFAYGIIMAICLLTAFIAVIFGMYDGTFGHDCNLRYSESCEGVFRARSTCYTAMMWIFVFFAWELVDSRLSFFHGAFNNTKKWADKLWRNPFLFWSVMAGFFCTFPTLYIPVLNDQVFLHKGIDKEWGVVFGVTIFFFLAAETYKWGKRRYLRKKGEMVRKGEGSSEEDLEKKAFERFYSSDSDYASAGTEKA
- a CDS encoding hypothetical protein (COG:Q; EggNog:ENOG5039UV9) codes for the protein MGLLSTAFWAVASPIVLFLAYTYLSLLWNYIVALQIGVPVRAIPIEQTNPFWMIMDKKVLAFLKRYLPFLRGSSFARFNWRGFEIVERYKPHHELGDVYMVSTPGKNWLYLGDPDLVTETFKRRNDFPRCSKLTESLNVFGTNLGTVDAAEWKRQRKIIATCFTEQTNALVWSDAVARARDMHRYWTSKPSLTTAADDLRTLSLGIMSEVGFGQSSKFRGHEERLRASGTSTTSYKDTLQEILENCVLIMALGPEVLGKLERWLPKKLKKLQHACVVFQSHMTKMYEETKAKVSNRTSSQTSADSRNFLTSLVQASHGMTSEGLTEKQVYGNMFMLAFAGHDTVAHTFTFAMLFLAGSPDVQDWISEEVRAVLEDRDTKDLDYEKDFPRLHRCLAVMCETIRLYSPVALAKWTDSAAQTLQVGQKAIVIPANTMVIPSYSCLHTDPRWWGEDSLTWRPSRWIRKSGPKGEEELITPRKGTFLGWSEGVRDCPGRKFSKVEFVATIATLFKDWKVDPVPLDGENLTQARKRVLEFIVEDAAPVLLLQMNHPERVPLVWKKR
- a CDS encoding hypothetical protein (EggNog:ENOG503P9N2) yields the protein MALLNDVIPVFCTAEICGDVLDEFFRAAYSSPDFVNEGIHGDIAVLIHDTNTEGITHPTNPPVSKPTSCPFKNETAEEIWDFAQESLRYPIFNRAIAILDEQTVVDKETCLLVTTWGNPRQNKRAGLRC
- a CDS encoding hypothetical protein (EggNog:ENOG503P0MY; COG:L) is translated as MGDRENDGTLAPKIKSTACHRCHSRKVKCSGEQPCTNCKKSELECIYPNRNRRVRVDERYIKQLEGENKRLRAQLAHRAEVPPSGGESSVSTPSAAQEEQGPSRDRGSTGPFAVPDSTTALHGSTDAQPWFLDIDLPQTPKPINEAADTAFATRFRQALSDPSDLQFSHVPHNEYAGDDTIMSLAETPWPWPKPSRARLIMNVALMHASRCLYIVRPGEVLRALENSLTDPNWRDPIMAGKLRALFALGELCSSRFVPPGQVFPGLGHFAQASKVLSYLGEHPTMDFIEIRLILSVYSFTLNRIYASYTFAGSAVRMAVLLGLHLNIPPTQLPDPVLREHRVRVWWTAYILDRSWAATLGCLPSIQDEDIRVDMPSNKLVEKDAPTNGDFSDAGYYIAYAKLATISVKVVQSIYGGKDQPADLFTKVQQRLKELKAWVEELPPALHMVTTSTTTSSYPNYDMLSLHLKLNAVSVSLSSTVEVPYLDRPRVLQTIIVATRPILLYGLRLHASSSPPKPIPASAKTLIDTCIRCARHSYRILSESWVNGAFPALYHDLTQSLFSALTVLAVSSLLDHEDSASDRECFEDAAQLMSQLKDSGNFPAREYYRHVKLMMETIKKTEEKNSRADMAGPSNDVNAYMGHGAPGHFGVPHVEDRDQMPDMGGLEVTAEVALAEPSLEEFLMQPAIGMQFLEDPSSSDLLFQQGGGIYWPEFHF